The segment GAAAATGAGAGTGTTTTGTTGGGGCCAATTTTTGTAGTTGTTATTGTTTGTTTCTCTTATctttgttgatcattttgattttagAATCCTTGTTATATTCATCAGCATACGATGTTGCAATATCCCTGTAATCTGATTTGTAAGAGTTTATGAAACTCATTTGGGGAATTTGGAATAGAAGAATAAATTGTGTTGCAAATTTTAGTagtgttataattttttttagagTATTCATTGGTGCTGGTTGGGCGACTTTAAGAGTATGGTTTGGTGTTGTTTCTCGTGTTGCATTAATTGAGGAGTTCAATTTCACATGTGATCTTTTTAAAAAATCGCACATTAAGGCTTGTATCCGTTCGAGAGCCAAAAATTTAATTGTTCAACTaagaaccaactctcatcaactccaATATGAAATAGGACGGTGGAAAAAGCCAAAGGAAACTTGGGAAGAAAGGGTTTGTATCTTTTGCACTTCCAAGGCAAATGAATCTGAAAGACACTTCATTTTGGAGTGTGTTGCTTATACAGGCATTAGGAGCAATTATGATAATGTTTTGACAATTCTTGGTTTAGTCTTTTCAATGAGGGGGCTGTTGAGAAATTGGGAAACTCATCACCAACCTATATAAATGCAAAAGTCAATGATGGCAAGGTTGTTTGTCCCATAGACTCATTATTTAGTCTCATGGACGTTAAAAGTTGTTTTTCTTCTTCAGTAAATGTTAGGATGAATTGAAAAAATTATTTGCAACCATTAGGTGGGTTCTCATTGTTGAGAAACCAATGAAAATATGGCGTATTATGGTGATTTTAAAATGGTACCCTCTTTCGACTAGTTGCAAACAACTTTAATAGGAGGATAGTATAGCTTTCAAATCAAATCCTCTTCTTTGTTGTTGCTGAGAAGCCAATAACAATAATGTAGAGTATTATGGCGATTTTAAAGTAATACCCTCTAGGGGAAGTGTACAAGTAGTGGTTATAACTAACTTTGTGCACCCATAGATCCTAAACGGTAcaatgtattttgatgattttttttttattgtttccgtatgcaacttaactgcttataggTAAGGTTCTGGCTTTTGAGTAGTAACGATGCACATTGTGAGATCAATTATATGCACAAGGgtaaaaaaatacacatttcaaagtgtcgtttGATACCTACTTAAAAATGTTCCAATGTCCACTCAAAATTGTCAGTACTTTTGGACAAATGTCTCAATAGTTGTACACAAATGtcccagtagtggtgcacaaatggatcTATGAATTAAAAAGCTAAAAAGTAATCAGCTATTGACACATGTAAGACTTATTAATgaacttttcattatcatttttttaagctcctttaaaattagtaattgaaAAGTTGAATACGAAAATGATTGATTATTCATCCACTACCACTACTAGTGCTCTTCTCCTATCCTCCTATCCTCTTCTCTGCAGTTCATGGTAGAAACTGTGTAAATAAAATCATTTGCAGCTTCGAATGGAATTATCAGCCGTTACCTTGAATGGGTTTACATATGTTGTAGCACTAATTGGAGGCCTTATCTGGTTGGGGCTAagctggaagaagaagaagaaaccttACCTGCCTCCAGGTCCTCCCGGATGGCCTCTTGTAGGCAATGTCCTTGAACTCAGAGGCTGGAAACAATCATTTCAGCAGTATGTTCACAAACTCCACAAATTATATGGCCCAATCATAACCCTCAGATTGGGGTCTCGTCCTCTGATTATAGTAGCCAGCCACGAGTTCGCTTATGAAGCCTTGATACACAAGGGTTCCATCTTTGCCGACAGGCCAGCTGTGAAGGGGGGCCGGAAGCTTTTCACACACAACCAGACGAGCATCAATTCGGCCGCCTACGGCCCGTTCTGGCGAACATTGAGGCGAAATCTGGTGAGCGAAACTCTGAGCGCCTCTTCACTCAAGTCCTTCCGGAAGGGCAGAGAATGGGGAATTGAGGTTTTGATGAACAGGTTAAGAAACGAGGCAGAGCAGGGTTCAGGGCTTGTGAAATTGATCGACCACTTGAGGCATGCGGCATTCTGTACCCTCCTCTACATGTGTTTTGGGGCTCGATTAGAGGAGAAAATCGTGAGAGATGTGGAGTGCATCCAAAGGGATGTCATTTTACGTGCGGGGAAAACGCAAGCGGACGATATTTTCCCAGTTTTGGGTTTTGTTTTCAGGAAGCGGTGGAAGCGGTTGCAGGGGATGCGTCAGCGCCAGATGGAAATCTTAGGTGAGCTTATTAACCGGCGTCGGGCGGTCTTGGCGGAGGGCATGGCGGGGGAGTGCAGGGCATACATTGATACTTTGCTTTGTTTGACGGTGGAGGGTGGAAGAGGCCTGAATGACGCTGAATTGGTTACGCTCTGCTCGGAATTCCTGAATGCCGGGACGGATACGACCTCCACTACCCTGCAATGGGCGATGGCGAACTTGGTGAAAGATGAAGGCGTCCAGAGCAGATTGTACGAGGAAATAGTGAATGTTGTGGGTAAGGAAAGAGCGGTGGAAGAGGAGGATGTTTCGAGAATGGTGTATCTGGAGGCCTTGGTGAAGGAGACCCTGCGACGCCACCCACCAGGGCATTTGGTTTTGATGCACGCAGTTACAGAGGCGTCCACTGTTGGTGGGTACGATGTTCCGGCGAATGCAATGATCAATTTCTCCGTCCGGGAAATGGGTAATGATCCCCGTGTGTGGGAAAACCCTAACGAATTCAGGCCAGATCGGTTCTTGTGTGATGATGTGGATCTGACGGGGATTAGAGAGATAAAGCTGATGCCGTTTGGCGTGGGGAGGAGGATTTGTCCCGGAATTGGATTGGCTATGATGCATGTTCAGCTTGTGGTGGCTCGATTGGTGCAGAAATTTGTGTGGGAGAGCAAACCGGGGGAACCCGTTGATCTTGCCGAGGTGGAGGAATTCACGGTAGTTATGAAGAATCCGCTACACGCCGTAATGAAACAGAGGGATTGAGTAAGTGTTACTGAACAGAGTTTCCTTTCCTCGCTTTAAATTTAACATGTTTTAACAGTGAACAGTTTGTGAGCAACATCCTCCTTTTTGATCGCTGGTGTTTTTAGATCGTGTGTAAGTTGTACACTTTATTTGGGCATCTTCCTTTATGCACATAGTTATCAGTCTTTTTAACATTTAACATATGCTTGCTGTAATGTTTCAGCTGCAACATAGCTTGTTGTAATGTCTCGGCTGGGTTTTGCAGCTTGGTCTTGTATGGTTTAAATAGTTTTGAATAGTTTTGTTGTCTGTTTGCGAGCTGCTTGATTCAGCTGTCTTGGTGTGATTAAATTTATTCTGTTCTGAGCATTTTTAGGGAAAGTATCTGAGCTCATTTTAATTGTTATGATAGTAGTAGTtgatatttgttgatttgatgttcaatttttttgacaatattgtaccaatagttgtgactttaaattgttattgctatgatgactacccattattgaataaaattTACTATTAGTTGTAAAAACCAactaatcatgtgatgccacatcagctgcacaagtataggGGTCTTTTTTGCTCAACTATTGCTCTCACTTtgttttgggctgttttggacaccttagcaaaaatacatgctgatgtggcactgtaTTTGATGATATGGCCCCAAAACCTTAGCTATA is part of the Cryptomeria japonica chromosome 10, Sugi_1.0, whole genome shotgun sequence genome and harbors:
- the LOC131038353 gene encoding cytochrome P450 77A1 produces the protein MELSAVTLNGFTYVVALIGGLIWLGLSWKKKKKPYLPPGPPGWPLVGNVLELRGWKQSFQQYVHKLHKLYGPIITLRLGSRPLIIVASHEFAYEALIHKGSIFADRPAVKGGRKLFTHNQTSINSAAYGPFWRTLRRNLVSETLSASSLKSFRKGREWGIEVLMNRLRNEAEQGSGLVKLIDHLRHAAFCTLLYMCFGARLEEKIVRDVECIQRDVILRAGKTQADDIFPVLGFVFRKRWKRLQGMRQRQMEILGELINRRRAVLAEGMAGECRAYIDTLLCLTVEGGRGLNDAELVTLCSEFLNAGTDTTSTTLQWAMANLVKDEGVQSRLYEEIVNVVGKERAVEEEDVSRMVYLEALVKETLRRHPPGHLVLMHAVTEASTVGGYDVPANAMINFSVREMGNDPRVWENPNEFRPDRFLCDDVDLTGIREIKLMPFGVGRRICPGIGLAMMHVQLVVARLVQKFVWESKPGEPVDLAEVEEFTVVMKNPLHAVMKQRD